CGCGGACCAAGAGCGGTCGGCCGCCAGCGAGCCACGACAGGTGAGTAGTCGACCCAGTAGTCGGCGCAAACCACAAAACCGGAGCCAACAATCGTTGCGTCGACCCTCACGCGAGGCGTACTCGACACGGACTATCGAGTTCGACAGCGATGGCGAGACCTGCGTCGGGACACTGTATCTGCCGGATCGCCCAGAGAGCCCGCCGGTCATCGTGATGGCACCGGGACTGGGATTCTGGCGGACGTTCGCGCTCCCGGCGGTCGCCGAACGGTTCGCTGAGTCGGGGTATGCCGCCTTCACGTTCGATTTCCGCCATCACGGCGACAGCGAGGGCGAGCCACGTGGCCTCGTAAGCCCACCCAAACAGATCGCTGACTACGAGGCGGCTATCGAGGCCATGGGTCGCGAAGAAGACGTCGACAGCAACCGACTGGTCGTCTGGGGCCACTCGCTGTCGGGTGGTCACGTGCTGTCGGTGGCCGCCGAGAACTTCCGTGTTGCCGGAGTGATCGCAACCAATCCGTTCGTCGACGGGCGCTCCCAAACACTGGGGCGGATTCGCCAGCCGAAACGCCTGCTGAAATCGCTGGTCGCCGGGCTGCGGGACGCCATTGGTCACCGCCTCGGGTTTGGCACCGACGTTCGGATCGTCGACGACGAAGACGGCTTTGCTGTGATCACCGCGCCGGGTGCCAAGCGCGCCGTTTTTGATCTGGTCGACCGACACGCCGACTGGCAGAACCGAGTTCCGGCCCGCATTTTGCTCGCGTTGCCACGGTACCGACCGATTACAGGCGTCGAAGAGATTCGGTGTCCGACGCTCGTGATCGGCGGTCGCGACGATCAGGTGATACCGGCAGAGGAGGCGGAATCCGCCGCCGACAAGATCGCCGACTCGACGTATCTCGAACTGCCGGTCGACCACATGAGCGTCTTCGGCGAAGACTTCGAGACCATCGTTGGCCACCAGTTGGCGTTCCTGCGAACGGTCGTCGGCCATCGGTAGGCGGCGACTACCGCCCAGCCGAGGTGGACCGACAACCCTTAGCAACCGCCCCAACCATGGTGTGGCATGACCGCAGACGCCGATCCAGATTCAGAGGGGGGTCCAGACGCCGTCGACTACGAGCGCGCGGCCGAACTCGCAGCCGAGGTCGAAGACGGAACGCGCCGTCTCCACGAACTCGAAGACCACACCGATCCAGATACGGCCGCCGCCGCCCGTCGACTGCTCGTCGAAGACCAGTCGGGCGCTGATCTCTCGTCGACCGGCTCGTATGGTTTCCCCGCCGAAACCGCCGAGCCAAACATCGAAAACATGATCGGCACCGTGCAGGTCCCGATGGGTGTCGTTGGCCCGGTCGACATCAACGGGGCCGCATTAGACGACGAACGGTA
This sequence is a window from Halohasta litchfieldiae. Protein-coding genes within it:
- a CDS encoding alpha/beta hydrolase, translating into MTEFVRADQERSAASEPRQVSSRPSSRRKPQNRSQQSLRRPSREAYSTRTIEFDSDGETCVGTLYLPDRPESPPVIVMAPGLGFWRTFALPAVAERFAESGYAAFTFDFRHHGDSEGEPRGLVSPPKQIADYEAAIEAMGREEDVDSNRLVVWGHSLSGGHVLSVAAENFRVAGVIATNPFVDGRSQTLGRIRQPKRLLKSLVAGLRDAIGHRLGFGTDVRIVDDEDGFAVITAPGAKRAVFDLVDRHADWQNRVPARILLALPRYRPITGVEEIRCPTLVIGGRDDQVIPAEEAESAADKIADSTYLELPVDHMSVFGEDFETIVGHQLAFLRTVVGHR